Proteins encoded together in one Mycobacterium sp. MS1601 window:
- a CDS encoding SGNH/GDSL hydrolase family protein — translation MAYSRYVALGDSQTEGLWDGDDDSGLRGFADRLAIRLNGLYPGLQYANLAVRGRTTRDVLDNQLPAGLAMQPDLVTVCVGMNDMVRPGRWFDTALVELETVYTRLAETGATVVTTTFPDVARILPVGRVLAARLQQINAVIANSAAQHGFGLVDLFNAPSMMDPEVWSVDRMHASPYGHQLFADAAAEALGLPDSNHDWATARGTGQTPRPAQRVRAQAQWTRNMLAPWIWRTLRSRPPGYGKSAKRPQLGGIDSHE, via the coding sequence ATGGCGTACTCGCGCTATGTGGCGCTCGGCGACAGCCAGACCGAAGGACTCTGGGATGGTGACGACGACAGCGGTTTACGAGGCTTCGCCGATCGCCTCGCGATCCGCCTGAACGGGCTGTATCCGGGCCTGCAGTATGCGAACCTGGCGGTTCGGGGCCGCACCACCCGCGACGTCCTGGACAACCAGTTGCCGGCGGGGTTGGCCATGCAACCCGACCTGGTGACGGTCTGCGTCGGAATGAACGACATGGTGCGCCCGGGCCGATGGTTCGACACAGCGCTGGTGGAGCTGGAGACGGTGTACACGCGCCTGGCGGAAACCGGTGCGACGGTGGTGACGACGACGTTTCCGGACGTCGCCAGGATCCTTCCGGTGGGCAGGGTGCTGGCGGCGCGGCTGCAGCAGATCAATGCGGTGATCGCCAATTCCGCTGCCCAGCATGGCTTTGGGCTTGTGGATCTGTTCAACGCGCCGTCGATGATGGATCCCGAAGTGTGGAGCGTCGACCGCATGCACGCCTCGCCGTACGGCCATCAACTGTTCGCCGACGCGGCTGCCGAAGCACTGGGACTACCTGACAGCAACCATGATTGGGCCACCGCTCGAGGCACCGGCCAGACACCGAGGCCCGCGCAGCGGGTGCGGGCCCAGGCCCAGTGGACCCGCAACATGCTGGCGCCGTGGATTTGGCGCACGCTGCGCAGTCGTCCACCCGGATACGGCAAATCGGCCAAACGCCCGCAACTCGGGGGCATAGACTCCCACGAATGA